One Tetrapisispora phaffii CBS 4417 chromosome 2, complete genome genomic region harbors:
- the VMA6 gene encoding H(+)-transporting V0 sector ATPase subunit d (similar to Saccharomyces cerevisiae VMA6 (YLR447C); ancestral locus Anc_4.338) has translation MEGVYFNVDNGFIEGVVRGYRNGLLTSNQYLNLTQCDTLDDFKLQLSSTDYGNFLSSVATEGLTTSIIQELASQKLYQEFNYIRNQTRRFNKKFMDFITYGYMIDNVTLMITGTIHDRDKAEILQRCHPLGWFDTLPTLSVATDLESLYETVLVDTPIAPYFSNCFDNAEELDDLNIEIIRNKLYKAYLNDFYNFISSELPEPAKEAMQDLVVFEADRRSINIALNSLQSEDIAPDLKRELLPDLGKLYPIATAHLAEAQDFETVRAIVGSVYEYKGILESGNLEDHFYKYEMELCRDAFTQQFAVSTIWAWMKSKEQEVRNITWIAECIAQNQREKINNYISVY, from the coding sequence ATGGAAGGtgtttattttaatgtGGATAATGGTTTTATTGAAGGTGTAGTAAGAGGTTATAGAAATGGTTTGCTGACGAgtaatcaatatttgaatttaacaCAATGTGATACTTTagatgattttaaattacaATTGTCTTCTACAGACTATGgaaattttctttcttcagTTGCAACTGAAGGTTTAACTACATCTATTATCCAGGAACTTGCGTCTCAAAAATTGTATCAAGAATTTAACTACATTAGAAACCAAACTAGACGGtttaacaaaaaatttatgGATTTCATTACTTATGGGTACATGATTGATAATGTGACACTGATGATCACTGGGACAATCCACGATCGTGATAAAGCTGAGATTTTACAACGTTGCCATCCTTTAGGTTGGTTCGATACTTTACCAACTTTATCAGTTGCTACGGATCTGGAATCACTATATGAAACTGTCTTGGTTGATACTCCGATTGCTCCTTATTTCAGTAATTGTTTTGATAATGCTGAAGAGTTAGATGATTTAAACATTGAGATCATAAGAAATAAGTTGTACAAAGCTTATTTGAATGATTTTTACAACTTCATATCTTCCGAATTACCTGAACCTGCTAAGGAAGCCATGCAAGATTTGGTCGTGTTTGAAGCTGATAGAAGAAGTATTAACATTGCATTGAACTCATTACAAAGTGAAGATATCGCGCCAGATTTGAAAAGAGAGTTATTACCAGATTTAGGTAAACTATATCCAATAGCTACTGCACATTTAGCTGAAGCACAAGATTTCGAAACTGTAAGAGCTATTGTTGGTAGTGTTTACGAATATAAAGGTATTTTAGAATCAGGTAATCTAGAGGATCACTTTTACAAGTACGAAATGGAATTATGTAGGGATGCATTCACCCAACAATTCGCTGTAAGTACCATATGGGCATGGATGAAATCAAAGGAACAAGAAGTAAGAAATATCACATGGATCGCTGAATGTATCGCTCAGAACCAAAGAGAGAAAATtaacaattatatatctgtGTATTAG